From Myxococcales bacterium, the proteins below share one genomic window:
- the rpmB gene encoding 50S ribosomal protein L28, with product MAKSDITGKRRMKAQNVSHSNIKTKRWQNVNVQQRRLWVPELGRFVSLNLTTRDIRTIDKIGLFEFAKRHHVKL from the coding sequence ATGGCAAAGAGCGACATCACGGGCAAGCGCCGCATGAAGGCGCAGAATGTCTCCCACTCCAACATCAAGACGAAGCGCTGGCAAAACGTGAACGTCCAGCAGCGTCGCCTGTGGGTGCCGGAGCTCGGGCGCTTCGTCTCGCTCAACTTGACGACGCGCGACATCCGCACGATCGACAAGATCGGGCTCTTCGAGTTCGCGAAGCGCCACCACGTCAAGCTCTGA
- a CDS encoding N-formylglutamate amidohydrolase, whose amino-acid sequence MPLLPFRVLEPPGEDSPLLVEVPHAGLVVDDGTRASCVAPSRSIEKDADRYVDELYADAPRLGATLLVATYSRYVVDLNRAETDVDGGSVRGIVGPMRASRGVVWRLTGDGLPVLAAPLEPAELERRLATVYRPYHEALYRIVRRKVAKHGFAVVLAAHSMPSTGTLPSGRKGPPRADVVPGTRGRTSAANVLIDAVDRHARTEGYSVSHDDPYRGGFTTAHYGRPRDGVHVVQIELARRLYMDETTLERHDGFARTRGLAAGLMNALTHAARSLVTT is encoded by the coding sequence ATGCCGCTCCTGCCGTTTCGAGTGCTCGAGCCTCCCGGGGAGGACTCGCCGCTGCTCGTCGAAGTGCCCCACGCGGGCCTCGTCGTCGACGACGGGACACGCGCGTCGTGCGTCGCTCCGTCCCGTTCGATCGAGAAAGACGCGGACAGGTACGTGGACGAGCTCTACGCGGACGCCCCCCGGCTCGGGGCCACGCTCCTCGTCGCGACGTATTCGCGGTACGTGGTCGATCTGAACCGCGCCGAGACCGACGTGGACGGCGGCTCGGTGCGAGGGATCGTAGGGCCGATGAGGGCCTCGCGGGGCGTCGTCTGGCGCCTCACGGGGGACGGCCTCCCGGTGCTCGCAGCGCCCCTCGAGCCGGCCGAGCTCGAGCGCAGGCTCGCGACGGTGTACCGGCCGTACCACGAGGCGCTCTACCGCATCGTCCGTAGGAAGGTCGCGAAGCACGGCTTCGCCGTGGTGCTCGCCGCCCACTCGATGCCGAGCACGGGCACGCTCCCGTCCGGGAGGAAAGGGCCCCCACGAGCCGACGTCGTCCCCGGGACGCGCGGTCGCACGAGCGCGGCGAACGTGCTCATCGACGCGGTCGATCGCCACGCGCGCACCGAGGGCTACAGCGTGTCACACGACGACCCGTACCGCGGTGGCTTCACGACGGCCCACTACGGCCGACCGCGGGACGGCGTCCACGTGGTGCAAATCGAGCTCGCGCGTCGCCTCTACATGGACGAGACGACGCTCGAACGGCACGACGGGTTCGCGCGAACGCGTGGGCTCGCCGCGGGGCTGATGAACGCGCTCACCCACGCCGCGCGGAGCCTCGTCACGACCTGA
- the xerD gene encoding site-specific tyrosine recombinase XerD, whose product MDLYGYIDAYLDHLRVERALAKNTLEAYARDLGKLAASLGKDEASPLPDDISPEALSRLLVDNSERGLSARSSARQLSAIRGLCKFLVRERVQKADPTRRISRPRLDRKLPRVLSEDDMVRLLLAPGTDTPRGIRDTAMLQLMYASGLRVSELCDLKLGELDLQRGVGSPLGKGQKRRLVPVGEVALAAIDRYLADVRAKSPHAETSPYVFVSPRGKRFTRQGFWKLVKLYARVAGITAELSPHKLRHSFATHLLRGGADLRAVQAMLGHADLGTTEIYTRIAHDHVRAAYDKAHPRARTSRSA is encoded by the coding sequence GTGGACCTCTACGGCTACATCGACGCCTACTTGGACCATCTCCGGGTGGAGCGGGCGCTCGCCAAGAACACACTCGAGGCCTACGCGCGCGATCTCGGGAAGCTCGCCGCCTCGCTCGGGAAGGACGAGGCGAGCCCGCTGCCCGACGACATCTCGCCCGAGGCGCTCTCCCGGCTCCTCGTCGACAACAGCGAGCGCGGGCTCTCGGCGCGGTCGTCGGCGCGGCAGCTCTCCGCGATTCGCGGGCTCTGCAAATTCCTCGTGCGGGAGCGCGTCCAGAAGGCCGACCCGACCCGGCGCATCTCTCGACCGCGGCTCGATCGAAAGCTCCCCCGCGTGCTCTCGGAGGACGACATGGTGCGCCTCCTCCTCGCGCCGGGGACGGATACGCCGCGCGGCATCCGCGACACGGCGATGCTCCAGCTCATGTACGCCTCCGGCCTCCGCGTGAGCGAGCTCTGCGACCTCAAGCTCGGCGAGCTCGACCTCCAACGAGGCGTGGGCTCTCCGCTCGGAAAAGGTCAAAAACGAAGACTCGTCCCCGTGGGAGAGGTCGCGCTCGCCGCGATCGACCGGTACCTCGCGGACGTGCGCGCGAAGAGCCCTCACGCCGAGACGTCGCCCTACGTGTTCGTCTCCCCAAGGGGCAAGCGCTTCACGCGGCAGGGCTTCTGGAAGCTCGTGAAGCTCTACGCGCGAGTGGCAGGGATCACGGCGGAGCTCTCGCCCCACAAGCTCCGGCACTCGTTCGCGACCCACCTCTTGCGCGGCGGCGCCGATCTCCGCGCGGTCCAGGCGATGCTCGGCCACGCCGACCTCGGCACGACGGAGATCTACACGCGTATCGCCCACGATCACGTGCGCGCCGCGTACGACAAGGCCCACCCACGAGCGCGTACGAGCCGATCCGCGTGA
- a CDS encoding indole-3-glycerol-phosphate synthase, which produces MTLLDDILREKRRSLGALAESLEKSPAFSDAPRPLAPHLRRNAGAPLGLCLEHKRRSPSAGPLDTTLDLASRVRAYAGSGAKLVSVLTDTPFFGGTYDDLLGARVALEGKPTRVLAKEFVVDEVQVRAARHFGADAVLLVVRLVEPERLGELVASARELGLGALVEVTTEEELEIALSFGADVVGVNARDLDTLRMDPARARRVLDAVPSGIVKVHLSGLKLPEDVAGVARTSADAALIGESIMREADPRPLLRAFAEAAVVR; this is translated from the coding sequence ATGACCCTGCTCGACGACATCCTCCGCGAGAAACGGCGGAGCCTCGGGGCCCTCGCCGAGTCCCTCGAGAAGAGCCCCGCCTTCTCCGACGCTCCGCGCCCGCTCGCGCCGCACCTGCGCCGGAACGCGGGCGCGCCGCTCGGTCTCTGCCTCGAGCACAAGCGGCGAAGCCCGAGCGCGGGCCCGCTCGACACGACCCTCGACCTCGCGTCGCGCGTCCGTGCGTACGCGGGCTCGGGCGCCAAGCTGGTGAGCGTGCTCACCGACACGCCGTTCTTCGGGGGCACGTACGACGATCTGCTCGGGGCGCGCGTGGCCCTCGAGGGCAAGCCGACGAGGGTGCTCGCGAAGGAGTTCGTCGTCGACGAGGTCCAGGTCCGCGCGGCCAGGCACTTCGGGGCCGACGCCGTGCTCCTCGTCGTGAGGCTGGTCGAGCCCGAGCGGCTCGGCGAGCTCGTCGCCTCGGCCCGGGAGCTCGGCCTCGGCGCGCTGGTCGAGGTCACGACCGAAGAAGAGCTCGAAATCGCCCTTTCTTTCGGGGCCGACGTCGTCGGAGTGAACGCGCGCGACCTCGACACGCTCCGGATGGATCCCGCCCGCGCGCGACGGGTGCTCGACGCTGTCCCGAGCGGGATCGTCAAGGTGCACCTCTCCGGCCTGAAGCTCCCCGAGGACGTGGCCGGGGTCGCCCGGACCTCGGCCGACGCCGCCCTCATCGGCGAGTCGATCATGCGAGAGGCCGACCCGCGTCCCCTCCTCCGCGCGTTCGCCGAGGCCGCCGTCGTTCGATGA
- the trpD gene encoding anthranilate phosphoribosyltransferase, whose translation MTATFAESFESLARGGVDPNVVRRAFDAILAGAWSSAQIAAFLGALRIAGEPTLALVAAAEALRAAMTTVSHSHPGAIDTCGTGGDGRGTINVSTAAAVLVAAVGVPVAKHGNRSVSSRSGSADVLEALGLPLDVPPERQGEVLDEVGIAFLLATAHHPALRHAAPVRRELGVRTMFNALGPLVNPARVTRQVVGVYDDALRSTMAEALAALGAEHAWVCRSDDGLDEISPEAPTRVSVVRNGTVSEIVVVPGDFGLPVSPAKAIDGGSPEENARALEALFRGDETPALPAVVLAAAAALHVARDIPLDEAARTVHDAQRRGAGAELLARWKRAAARLREPSA comes from the coding sequence GTGACGGCGACGTTCGCCGAGTCGTTCGAGTCGCTCGCGCGCGGCGGCGTCGACCCGAACGTCGTCCGACGCGCGTTCGACGCCATCCTCGCCGGGGCGTGGTCGTCGGCCCAGATCGCCGCGTTCTTGGGAGCCCTCCGCATCGCCGGCGAGCCCACCTTGGCGCTCGTCGCCGCCGCCGAGGCGCTCCGCGCGGCGATGACCACGGTCAGTCATTCGCACCCCGGCGCGATCGACACCTGCGGGACGGGCGGCGACGGGAGAGGCACCATCAACGTATCGACGGCCGCCGCGGTGCTCGTGGCCGCCGTCGGAGTCCCCGTCGCGAAGCACGGCAATCGCAGCGTCTCGAGCCGCTCCGGGAGCGCGGACGTGCTCGAAGCGCTCGGGCTCCCCCTCGACGTCCCCCCGGAGCGCCAGGGAGAGGTGCTCGACGAGGTAGGGATCGCCTTCTTGCTGGCCACGGCGCACCACCCAGCCCTCCGGCACGCCGCGCCGGTGCGCCGCGAGCTCGGCGTGCGCACGATGTTCAATGCGCTCGGCCCGCTCGTGAACCCGGCGAGGGTCACGCGTCAAGTGGTCGGCGTCTACGACGACGCCCTCCGCTCGACGATGGCCGAGGCCCTCGCCGCGCTCGGCGCCGAGCACGCCTGGGTCTGCCGCAGCGACGACGGGCTCGACGAGATCTCTCCCGAGGCGCCGACGCGGGTCTCGGTGGTGCGCAACGGAACGGTGAGCGAAATCGTCGTGGTCCCGGGGGATTTCGGGCTCCCCGTGTCCCCGGCGAAGGCCATCGACGGGGGAAGCCCGGAGGAGAACGCGCGCGCGCTCGAGGCGCTCTTCCGCGGCGACGAGACGCCGGCGCTCCCGGCGGTCGTGCTCGCGGCCGCGGCGGCGCTCCACGTGGCACGCGACATACCGCTCGACGAGGCCGCACGAACGGTGCACGACGCCCAACGACGCGGCGCCGGGGCGGAGCTTCTCGCGCGGTGGAAGCGGGCTGCCGCGCGTCTCCGTGAGCCATCGGCATGA
- a CDS encoding aminodeoxychorismate/anthranilate synthase component II, with the protein MKRVLLVDNYDSFTWNLVHLLGEVGVTCEVVRNDALEVDEAERRAIAHGGLVISPGPKTPSDAGIVLALLGRVASRVPVLGVCLGHQAIGQAFGGEVVRSEQRMHGRTSPVHHDGTGVFEGLPSPFTVTRYHSLVVDRSSTARSDLRVTAWSDDGCVMGVRHVTHDVEGLQFHPESFLTEHGAAMMAAFAKRLPERSA; encoded by the coding sequence ATGAAACGCGTCCTCCTCGTCGACAACTACGACTCGTTCACCTGGAACCTCGTGCACCTCCTCGGCGAGGTCGGCGTCACGTGCGAGGTCGTGCGGAACGACGCGCTCGAGGTCGACGAGGCCGAGCGCCGCGCCATCGCTCACGGAGGGCTCGTGATCTCACCGGGCCCGAAGACGCCGTCCGACGCGGGCATCGTGCTCGCGCTGCTCGGTCGCGTCGCGTCGCGCGTCCCCGTGCTCGGGGTATGCCTCGGACATCAGGCCATCGGGCAAGCCTTCGGGGGCGAGGTCGTCCGCTCCGAGCAGCGCATGCACGGCCGCACGTCTCCCGTCCATCACGACGGAACGGGCGTGTTCGAAGGTCTCCCGAGCCCGTTCACCGTGACCCGGTACCACTCCCTGGTGGTCGATCGATCGAGCACGGCGCGGAGCGACCTCCGCGTGACGGCCTGGTCCGACGACGGCTGCGTCATGGGCGTGCGTCACGTCACACACGACGTCGAGGGCCTCCAGTTCCACCCCGAGAGCTTCCTCACGGAGCACGGCGCGGCCATGATGGCGGCCTTCGCGAAGCGCCTCCCGGAGCGCTCGGCGTGA
- a CDS encoding SDR family NAD(P)-dependent oxidoreductase has translation MKTESGSHVVVTGASSGIGEAIARAFLARGDRLTLAARRADKLHDLARGHEDRVHVHPVDLASYHNAESLVAAARAAHGPIDVLVNNAGVQIVGKTEETDFEAGVRLFEVNVLSPLRLTTLVLGEMLARRAGTIVDIASMAAIAPTPGMFFYNASKAALAAASEGLRGEVAGRGVHVVTVYPGPVRSAMESAARDKYASTPAARHTPTGEPDELARRVLRAVDTRSPRVVYPDVYGLARHFPNATRWLVDRFTPGLKS, from the coding sequence ATGAAAACCGAATCCGGCTCCCACGTCGTCGTCACCGGCGCCTCGAGCGGCATAGGCGAGGCCATCGCCCGTGCTTTCCTCGCACGGGGAGACAGGCTCACCCTCGCGGCCCGTCGCGCCGACAAGCTCCATGACCTCGCGAGAGGCCACGAGGACCGCGTGCACGTGCACCCGGTCGATCTCGCGAGCTACCACAACGCGGAGAGCCTCGTCGCGGCGGCGCGCGCCGCGCACGGCCCGATCGACGTGCTCGTCAACAACGCCGGCGTCCAGATCGTCGGCAAGACCGAAGAGACCGACTTCGAGGCCGGAGTCAGGCTCTTCGAGGTGAACGTGCTCAGCCCGCTTCGGCTCACCACGCTGGTCTTGGGCGAGATGCTCGCGCGTCGCGCCGGCACGATCGTCGACATCGCGTCCATGGCCGCCATCGCGCCGACGCCCGGCATGTTCTTCTACAACGCGTCGAAGGCGGCGCTCGCGGCTGCCTCGGAGGGGCTGCGAGGCGAGGTGGCCGGGCGTGGCGTCCACGTCGTCACCGTGTATCCGGGGCCCGTGAGGAGCGCCATGGAGTCGGCGGCGCGCGACAAGTACGCCTCGACGCCTGCCGCGCGTCACACACCCACGGGCGAGCCCGACGAGCTTGCGAGACGCGTGCTCCGCGCGGTGGACACCCGATCTCCCCGTGTCGTGTACCCCGATGTGTACGGCCTCGCGCGCCACTTCCCGAACGCGACGCGGTGGCTCGTCGACAGGTTCACTCCAGGGCTCAAGAGCTAA
- a CDS encoding HlyC/CorC family transporter: protein MNPTASIALAATTAIVGSLFAAADAAVTSISDPRLDVLAQTERPFARYEKERTTVLARWLVGRVSSIGLSAVVFDDAFEHLFDLSMPLAPAAATVLVYATFAEVLASIARQRPEATARRLLVWLWPLEMVVAAIAMPLSLLGRFVTSQVDEERVHDPVSAEAELENAVTGLEESGTIAEEPAAMIRNVLEFQEQTAKEVMVPRRLMAGIELKTPLSEVIELVAKDGHSRYPVYRETLDNVVGLLYVKDLFDVVRTKKVETLALSALLRKPVLFVAASQPILTVLREMRSKRLHLAVVADEYGGTAGMVTLEDIIEEIVGDIRDEYDVEADAPIQSLGEGRYLANASIPLADLADHIGNPLPTEGTYESLGGLLVDRAGRVPEVGEVVRIGDLRLTVREADETRVTKVEIALEAPEEPAT from the coding sequence TTGAATCCCACCGCATCGATAGCGCTCGCCGCGACGACGGCCATCGTCGGCTCGCTCTTCGCCGCCGCCGATGCCGCCGTCACCTCGATCTCCGATCCGCGGCTCGACGTCTTGGCCCAGACCGAGAGGCCCTTCGCCCGCTACGAAAAAGAGCGAACGACAGTGCTCGCGCGTTGGCTCGTCGGGAGGGTCTCGTCGATCGGGCTCTCCGCGGTCGTGTTCGACGACGCCTTCGAGCACCTCTTCGACCTCTCGATGCCCCTCGCGCCGGCGGCAGCCACGGTGCTCGTCTACGCGACCTTCGCGGAGGTGCTCGCGTCGATCGCCCGCCAGCGCCCCGAGGCGACGGCGCGACGCCTCCTCGTGTGGCTCTGGCCGCTCGAGATGGTCGTGGCCGCGATCGCGATGCCGCTCTCGCTCCTCGGCCGTTTCGTCACGTCCCAGGTCGACGAAGAGCGCGTGCACGACCCCGTGAGCGCCGAGGCCGAGCTCGAGAACGCGGTCACGGGGCTCGAGGAATCGGGGACGATCGCCGAAGAGCCCGCGGCCATGATCCGCAACGTGCTCGAGTTCCAGGAGCAGACGGCGAAAGAGGTCATGGTGCCCCGCCGCCTCATGGCGGGCATCGAGCTGAAGACCCCCTTGTCCGAGGTCATCGAGCTCGTCGCGAAGGACGGCCACTCGCGCTACCCCGTGTACCGCGAGACGCTCGACAACGTCGTCGGCCTCCTCTACGTCAAAGACCTCTTCGACGTCGTGCGCACCAAGAAGGTCGAGACGCTCGCCCTCTCGGCGCTCCTCCGCAAGCCCGTGCTCTTCGTGGCGGCGTCGCAGCCCATTCTCACGGTTCTCCGCGAGATGCGGTCGAAGCGCCTCCACCTCGCCGTCGTCGCCGACGAGTACGGGGGCACCGCAGGCATGGTCACCCTCGAGGACATCATCGAAGAGATCGTAGGCGACATCCGCGACGAGTACGACGTCGAAGCCGACGCGCCGATCCAGAGCCTCGGCGAGGGGCGATACCTTGCCAACGCTTCGATTCCATTGGCAGATTTGGCGGACCACATCGGCAACCCGCTGCCCACCGAGGGGACGTACGAGTCGCTCGGCGGCCTCCTCGTCGACCGCGCGGGGCGTGTGCCCGAGGTCGGGGAGGTCGTGCGGATCGGGGATCTCCGCCTCACGGTCCGCGAGGCCGACGAGACCCGCGTCACCAAGGTCGAGATCGCCCTCGAGGCCCCCGAGGAGCCTGCGACGTGA
- a CDS encoding dipeptidase gives MLGSDDAKALHAEHPAIDLHADTLMWSRWLGYDLHKAHEPPLYKAALGGHVDVPRMREGGMGAQFFGLVSLPIAERMRGLARVIEEQIDVLEVALARSPSALRLVKTADEVDACRRDGVLGALLGIEGAHALEGDVDRVAAFARRGVRYLGLLHFSANEVGYPAYGRGRRDGEGLTPFGVRVVEACEENGVIVDLSHINKRGFLEACRIARKPPIVSHTGVLGAHEHWRNIDDEQLRAVADRGGCVGVIFCPEFLGGDGIAPVVRHMKHILDVVGEEGVALGSDWDGFIVPTRELKDPRGLPLLTDALLAAGFSRTAIGKALRGNVMRVLAEA, from the coding sequence ATGCTGGGCTCCGACGACGCCAAGGCCCTCCACGCCGAGCACCCGGCGATCGATCTGCACGCCGACACGCTCATGTGGTCCCGCTGGCTCGGGTACGACCTGCACAAGGCGCACGAGCCGCCGCTCTACAAGGCCGCGCTGGGCGGTCACGTCGACGTGCCTCGCATGCGCGAAGGGGGGATGGGGGCGCAGTTCTTCGGGCTCGTCTCGCTACCCATCGCCGAGCGTATGCGTGGCCTTGCGCGCGTCATCGAGGAACAGATCGACGTGCTCGAGGTGGCGCTCGCGCGCTCTCCGTCGGCCCTCCGCCTCGTCAAGACGGCCGACGAGGTCGATGCGTGCCGGCGCGACGGAGTGCTCGGCGCGCTCCTCGGGATCGAAGGGGCGCACGCGCTCGAAGGCGACGTGGACCGTGTCGCCGCGTTCGCTCGCCGAGGTGTTCGTTACCTCGGGCTCCTTCATTTCAGCGCGAACGAGGTGGGCTACCCGGCGTACGGGCGAGGGCGCCGCGACGGCGAAGGGCTCACCCCGTTCGGCGTGCGCGTCGTCGAGGCGTGCGAAGAGAACGGGGTCATCGTCGATCTCTCGCACATCAACAAACGAGGTTTCCTCGAGGCCTGCCGCATCGCTCGAAAACCGCCCATCGTGAGCCACACGGGGGTGCTCGGCGCCCACGAGCACTGGCGCAACATCGACGACGAGCAGCTCCGCGCCGTCGCCGACCGCGGCGGGTGTGTCGGGGTCATCTTCTGCCCCGAGTTCCTCGGCGGTGACGGCATCGCGCCCGTCGTGCGCCACATGAAGCACATCCTCGACGTCGTGGGAGAGGAGGGCGTCGCCCTCGGGAGCGACTGGGACGGCTTCATCGTGCCCACGCGCGAGCTCAAGGACCCACGCGGCCTCCCCCTCCTCACCGACGCGCTCCTCGCCGCGGGGTTCTCGCGCACGGCCATCGGCAAGGCCCTGCGTGGCAACGTGATGCGCGTGCTCGCCGAGGCGTGA
- a CDS encoding HesA/MoeB/ThiF family protein, producing MVTRSTTVLVVGVGGLGCPAALALVGAGIGRLVLVDDDEVEVTNLHRQILFERGDVGLPKAEAAKRALDARRMGTEIVVKATRFLPHLAEELLEGVDVVVEGADNFATKFLVSDACARAKKPVVHGAALRWEGTVLSCGAEGRPCYRCIFEDIPPGPAPSCADAGVMGPVCGVVGALMADAAIGLASGSADELGRFRSFDGKTLELRERRLRPRRGCVTCGERAEVPSLEPSRYRVEVGT from the coding sequence ATGGTCACGCGTTCAACCACGGTGCTCGTCGTGGGTGTCGGGGGGCTCGGGTGCCCCGCGGCGCTGGCTCTCGTCGGAGCCGGGATCGGGCGGCTCGTCCTCGTGGACGACGACGAGGTCGAGGTCACGAACCTCCATCGGCAGATCCTCTTCGAGCGAGGGGACGTCGGCCTCCCGAAGGCCGAGGCCGCCAAGCGCGCGCTCGACGCCCGGCGAATGGGCACCGAGATCGTCGTGAAGGCGACGCGGTTTCTCCCGCATCTCGCCGAGGAGCTCCTCGAGGGCGTCGACGTGGTCGTCGAAGGCGCGGACAACTTCGCCACGAAGTTCCTCGTGTCGGACGCGTGCGCCCGCGCGAAGAAGCCCGTCGTGCACGGGGCCGCGCTGCGATGGGAAGGCACCGTCCTCTCGTGTGGCGCCGAAGGTCGCCCCTGCTACCGCTGCATTTTCGAGGATATCCCTCCGGGTCCTGCGCCGAGCTGCGCGGACGCCGGCGTCATGGGGCCGGTGTGTGGAGTCGTGGGTGCGCTCATGGCCGACGCCGCGATCGGGCTCGCGTCGGGGAGCGCGGACGAGCTCGGCAGGTTTCGCTCGTTCGACGGAAAGACGCTCGAGCTGCGAGAGAGGCGGCTCCGGCCGCGGCGGGGATGCGTGACCTGCGGCGAGCGCGCCGAGGTGCCCTCGCTCGAGCCCTCACGGTACCGCGTCGAGGTCGGCACGTGA